gtcgtggaattgtcacggcagatgtcctcgtgcaaggacttagtcgtggagccatcgcagctaggaagcttaaaggggttaaacgggacaaaggacacgaggattatactggttcggccccttatgctgaaggtaaaagcctactccagttgaggtggaattacttaggggttcgatgaccaggagctaaaccgctctgcctggctatcgatctgatcttacttgtcctgaaccgccgccgggtcgtccctttatatagaaaggttaacgcccagcggctctcagagtcccggccggctcataaactgtgtccggcttggactcttaactattcttgcctttcactacaagtcatgccacaacggcggtttaccactacgggccttaagtcgcctctgggccttagacctattactaaaccgccatccttaacctgtccttgggcttctgaatgaagagctgtcacaacgtaacccggcccatctcgagcgggttacaccagtagctatatcctcaacaatgGGTCTAGTTGTTGTTATCTGAGCTATTTGGTTAGCTCGAAATCGAGCTACTTTTGAGAAAAAAAATGATCAAATCTCTTTTGAGATTGTGTGTACTGCTTGCTCCTTTTTGTTGTATTGGGCAGGTCTCTAGAAAGAAGGCGATGCGAAGACGATGCAGAGTGGAATCGAGATGATCTGTGCAAGGACGATGAACTTGATGAGGCTATGTGACGCTGCCCAGAAGCCAATTGGAGAAGGCCGAGTCTAAACTTTGACGATGCTTGCTGCTGGAGTTCATTGGTGGTCCTGCGATCTGCTTGGAGCTTTGCTTTTGTCCAACGTTATTGGTAGCTCGTCTTAGCCTGTTGCTTTTGCCAATGTCGTGGACTTTATTTGCGCCCTGAACCACTGCTTTCCTGTGTTTTAATAGGGCTAGTTTGATCATGGTGCTGCTAGGTTTTCGCTACATAGCAGCTATTTCAATATCGGGCGGTTGAACAATGTCGGGTTTTTTAGCAGTGCATTGAACTCGCTTTCCCTTCCTTTTTCCCGTTTTATGTAAGACTTTCGTTCTCATTAATGGAAATGGGTTAGCCCGGTTAAAAAAGAAAACTTTGCTAGCAAAATTGCATCATGGCATTACACATGGCGCCCATACGTACAAACCTAATCATGGCAACACAAATTCAACCTCACGCTTCTTGGTCGGAGTCTTAAGATTCGTAGCAATGCTGTCTGCCTCCACTGTTCGAGAATTTTTTGCGCACCTGTAACAGCCACGTCACCACGAGAACGGGCATGCAAAATTCTTCTCGACGATAATGTCCCGCAGACATCACCATCTGACCCCCAGCTGTGCCGAAAGCTACCCCCGCGCAAACGACCTGTACGGCCGTCCACCGTCAAAGCCAAACACCAAACACCGGCGTCCACCAATGAGCTACCGGGCGCTCGTGCCCCGTCTCCCTCCTGCTGTCGGTCCACGCGCTAATCCCAACGGGATTACGGGCGACCTGTGCTTCGTATGCGGCCAGTCGAGATGGCCGCAACGTGGTCGACTACTACCTGAACACGATCCGTTCCGGTTACTTCTAATCGCACTCCCCCATTTGGCCATTTCCACACAACACTTGTTTAAACTAATCCACTTCCGCCTCCGCTTCGGGTTCCACTTCCGCTCGTAGCTTCAGCCTTCAGATCTCCGGTTGCATCTCAGTCTAGCCAGGGGGAGAGAGATGAGCGAAGCGGAGGCGCCTCTCATCACCGAGGAGGCGGCGGAGCGCGGCCTGGCGTCCTCCGGCAGTCGCCGCCTCAGCGACGGGGCCGGCGGGCAGGGCTCCAGGAAGTACCGCAGGCGGTCGGACGCGCTAGCCTATGGCGACCGTTACCAGAAGGCGGCCGCTCTCGTCGACCTCGTCGGTTCCCAGTCCACCTCTCTTGCCTCTCTCTCGCTCCGCTGGTCCTCTGCTCCACTTTGCCCTGTTTCGCTGAGCGAACAGCTACGCTGTTTGCTGTAGACCGCAACTGGGAATTCAGATGCTCGAGCCTCCAGGGGCTTTGTGCTGTTGGTTGTTGTGACTGGCGACTGTGAGTGAGGTGGCGTAGGAATGGTGTTTGATGGATTGTCGGCCCTAGCTTAGCATGCTGATTTGGTGCCGAGGTCCACGTGGCCGCGGCTGTCGTGCGGTCCGTGCGGAGATGGTTAGGAAGCAGATGTGCTGCTTGATGTTATTTCCCCCTTTTTCTTCTTTGTTTGGGACTCGGCTGGTTCGTGAGTGTTAGATGCTTATTATCTATCTGATGAAGTGCCAAAACATGTTACGAATTGATCTAATATTTTACATTATGGAATTTGACATTGTATAGTGTTGTCATATTTCATAGACATCCTTACACCAAGGGCCTTAGTACAGTAAGTCCCATTTTCTCTTGCAAGGAAATCAGGGTAACCGAATCTTCCCCTGAAAGCTAGGCTGCACTTATCAGACTATGTTGCACAACCTTTCTTTTGGGAAGAATATTTGTTGGAGCTTCTATGCTGTTATGAAACGGACTGTTCATCTGTTTTTTTTTTTGGCATCTTTTGACTTACTCGATAGTCTAATTAGTAATTACAATTATTTTGGCAGGCAGAAGATGGTGTTGGTATCCCTGAGGATGTCTTGAATGATACGAGGTTCGGGAGGGCAATGAGTTTCTATTTTGTGTATCTCCGGTTGGACTGGCTGTGGTCACTTAACCTGTTTGCTTTGATTCTTTTGAATTTTCTCGAGGTtagttctttttttctttcttataGTCACGAGGTTAGTTCTCAGAAAGTGGAATCTGTATATTATTTTGTATAGGTTCTTTAGGTCAAGATTGACGTTGTATTATTCTAACAGTGACCAGGCATCTTAAGTGCGGAAACTTTCCATGGTCAAAATAAAGAACAAATTAGGCACAGTCTCATGATTCCCATATGGTATTGATGTGAGTTCTTTCGTTTGCATTTCAGAAGCCTCTATGGTGCCGGAAAGATGCTCTACAGGCTTGCGATCAAAGGGATCTTTACTTTCTCGGGCAGTTGCCATACTTCAGCACAACTGAATCACTCATCTACGAGGTGCGGCTTTATTCATAAGGGTAGTATTTCTATGCTCGCTCCAAACCTTAATTACAGAAATCTTAAAGCAGGTCAGTAGTACATTAGTAAGTCAAGCCCTCAAGTTGCTTTGAGAATTGCACTTCCCATTTTTATGGAGAATATCAATGCAACCTGAAAATAGGTGAAATGATCTTGGCTGCTAAAAAATCTGTTCAATTTTGAGGTGTTTTGCAGAATTAGTTGCATCAGGTCATATGTATTGTAGTGGATTCTGCTACCTGAATTCTGTTATCCTCGAATTTGTATGATTGGAGCTATCCTATCATAATATGAAATGTGCATGTCTTGATCGAAAAGCATGTAGTGGCCTAGATGGAGAACTGAAAACCTGAATCTGATGTATTGATCTGTAAATGGTTCTTTTTAAATTTCAGGGGCTTACACTTGTTATTCTTGTAATGGATATCTTTTGTCCACTTTCTTATGAAGGCCTAAATATTTTCTGGAGGAGCACCACGAATAAGTTGAAGGTAACAACTCTGCCTTTTCGGAAGCACATAATTGTTCAATACATCCCTGCAAATATCAGAGAACTTAGAAGACCTAATAATTCACAGGAGGTGGCTTAGTGAATGTTGTTTCAATGCACCGTGAAAGATGCATGGCAAATAGAGGCCAATAACTTGCTTTTATATAGGCCCAAGTTTAGATTACTGCAGAAATAATGGAAGATGGGAAATTTTTCCGACAAAATGACACTGAACATTTCTGGCTGTTCTTCCTTATAATACAGTGAGGAACAAGGAGAAATAGTTACTACTTGTTAGATACGATAAGTTGGAGTATATATGGTTGACTGAGTGAAGATTTCATTAGGAAACTATATGTTGGTAAACATGAGCTGAAGTTCAAATTTTAATTGCGCTTTCCCTTTTTTGTACATTAATTATATTATTTTGCATGCACACTTCTCACAGTTTAGGTCCTTGCAAATTTTGACAGTCTATTTTCAAACTtgaatttattttattttattagacTACCTTGCTGTGTTAGATGTGTGATTTTGCTTTCTAGTTCACTATGGCTTACACATTTTTCTGCTCTACCTGTAGATTCTTCTTCTCTTCATCTTAGCATGCGACATACTGGTGTTTGCCTTTAgttcccaacctttcagattagCTCCATACATCCGCGTAGTGTTTCTAATCATGACTATCAGGTATGAAGCGTTTTGTTTGTTCCAGACTGCTGGTACCTTACTGAACACAGTGAGAAGGTCCTATCTGAACCGGCTATACCTCTTTGTCATTTTCCATACACTTCATTAATAAATACTAGATACCCCAAAGTGAGTTCTGCAAAAAGATCCATCTGAGTCCATATATGTTATATTATTTGCATACTGTTTCTTTACGTAAGAAAGGTATATTGCATAAACTAAGGACTCCAATGATATATTTTCATAACACTTGTATTGATGTATCTAAGAATAATTAATGAGGTATATTGATGATGATAAATTATTGTAATAGGTACgtacgcacacacgcacgcacacacaggATGAACTTAAGTCATTAAAGCTGGTGTGTATGCTAAACTGCTTCTCTATACAATGTATGAAAAAAGAATATTTGATTTGATTGTGAGCTTAGATATATACTGATTTTTATCTAACAAATGTCATATACTATGAGTTTAACAGATAGATTAACGTGTTCTTCTGTCTGCAATAGGGAATTGCGAATGTGTGCTATCACACTGGCCGGTCTTATTGGGACATACCTCAATGTCTTGGTAAGGTTATATCTATACACAAAATTCTACACGCCTATGCATTGTAAGACGTGCAAGGATTAACAAATTTACTCCAGGACAAGTCATTACAAATTTTATCCATTGAAGTCATGAGGATCTTTCATTAATTATCATCAATGTATGGAGTAAAGGGTGTGTGGCACATGCAGTTGAGTTGTGTGGTGGACACAGGGTGGGTGGTTAATTGCACATCTTTGCTTGTAGTGCTTTGCTGTGGCAAATATAATTTTCAATTATACCTCTTCTGGTCTAATATGGAGGAGATACCAGCAGCTAATATGCTCATCTATTATGTCTATTTACTTTAACACACAACGATTCCTGTGTGTTTGCATGTTCACATAATGTTTGCAATCCATTATCTGTTCAGTTTGATGTATAACCTTAGATCATCTATGTCATGTAGGCCCTCTCTCTGTTGTTCCTCTTATTTGCAAGCTGGCTAGCTTACGTAACATTTGAGGACACTCCACAAGGGAAGACCATTTTTACATCATACGGTGTAACACTGTATCAGATGTTTGTCCTCTTCACCACCTCCAATAATCCTGATGTATGGGTGCCTGCTTACAAGTAAGATGGCTATCAATATTTCTGATGTGTTTATGATAATGGCAGTCGACACACATTCAAGTTCACCTTACATATTTTGGAGCAGGATATCCCGCTGGTATTCCCTATTTTTCATCGTCTACGTGCTTTTGGGAGTTTACTTCCTGACAAATTTGATTCTTGCTGTCATCTATGATAGCTTTAAGGAGCAGGTACATTTTTTACCTGTGTCCTATCTCTTCGCTTTTACTATACTCTTTACCTCTGAATCTTGTCTATTCTTCTGGCTAATAGTAAATACAACAATAACATGGCATTCATTTGGTGATACAGTTCGCAAAGCAACTTGTTCAGGTGGACTCTATCAGGAAAAATATATTACAGAAGGCATTTGATCTTATCGATACCAACGTGAGTGTTCTGTTATTATGTTTTCTTGGACACTGATGTACTATTTTTTAGCAAATGTATTTTGGTAAACTTCCTATATAATTTAGAATGGCTGGTGGTGTTCAAGTGACCCTTTTCTAGAATATAGTTAAATCACTTGAATCGTCAGTTTGGAGAATTCAACTAGGTCAAGTTCCTGTTGGGTTCCACCCAATTACGTTTTCTCATTTTGTACGTTTTGaagaatccccccccccccccccccccccctcaccaccagcaccaccaaAATGTTTCTGGACCATGTTTAAGTTAACCCAAATATTCTTCAGGAAAAAAAGGAAATAGCAAAACTATTTTTTGTGTGAAGATTCCAATAGTTCGTATTTGGTGTTCATGTTGTTTTAAATAATTTTTTCCCAATTGTTATCGCAATATCATGACAATTTATAAACAATGTCCATTCACAGCAAATGTTCCGTTAATTCGAATGAAGTGTTCTATCAATTCATATCAGCTGTTTTCTTACTAATTTGGGGGAAATGTTCTAGCATTGAAAAAAATAACGTGTGAGCTACTTTATAAAGTCACTGGTGAATCAGAAATTGACACATGGAATAAGAATAAGCTAAAACTACCACTAAATATTAAGGCTGCCATAATACAAAAATAAATTGAAATATGTCTAATGTGAACTGACGAGGGAAGGTGGGTAATATATTCACTTTAGTAGTTACACATTGCTGTTAGTGCCAACTCATGTTTGTGTTCATTCAATGTTGTATTTCAAGTCTGTTGTTGATCTTGCCTGTTGTTTGTACATCAGAATCGGGGTTATCTCGACAGGGAACAGTGCATATCATTGCTTAATGAGCTGAACAAGTACAGGTAACTGAAGTTCCCTCATACATTACACTGTATGTTTGTATCAAATCACTTTCTACATTATATTGTTCATCAGTAAGTCTTTTTGATGATCTTCAATTATTATTTTTCTCTTGAGAAAACTCAAAAGCCTTGCGGGTGCATTGATAGAAAGAAGAGTTTGTACAAGCCCTAAGAATGCAACACCCGATAATTACAACGTGACGGCTCTAAACGCTAGAAACAGCCATCACCGGAAGCAAAGCCGCAAGACCCTTGCGCCCGCTGTTGCCCATTGCCCAGCTTTCATCTTGATTGTGTCTGCTTTGGGTCTTCTTATACATGCCTAGGATCACCAATTGGTGTAGAGGCATGGTGGCCAAGACCAACTTGACCAAGGTGAGGCAACCTGCCTTCGTCATCATGGACGCCCTTTAGTTGGGGAGGCGATCCATGATCCTGTCGACCAAGGGCTGGAGTGCCACACTCGAGGGCTTCTTGAGCCCTAGGGAAGGTAGCAGACTTCATAACTTATGCCGCCTCATGGGCCTCCTCCTCTGAACAACTGATGGGGGACACTGAGCACTTTCATAGTTGGTGTGCAACCCCTATGCATTCCCGAAGAGCGCAAGCAAGTTGCAAACGATAGAATGCTCCTCCATACCCAGGAGGCAGAAGATGACGACTTCGTCTGCATAAACGAGACAGTAGTTATCAGGTCGCGGGGCGCGAAGCCAAGGAGCAACCCGAACTCTCTGGCCCTAGCAAAGAACCTGTTGAAAGCATCAATCACCAACACAAACAACATAAGGGAGAGTGTCTCGCCCTGACGCAGGCCCTTGCTGCCAAACCGAAGGCCCCGGTTCGCCGTTGAGCATCACTCGTGCTACTTGAGGGTACAGTAGGAAGTCAATCCACTCACGGAAGCGTGGGCCAAAACCTATCCCGCGAAGCACTTTGAAGCGGAGAGCCCACAACCCAAAAAACCGAGTCGAACGTATGGACGGTATCCAGCTTTAGCATGGCTCATGGCTCACCCAGCCGCTGCAAATATCTCGCCGTTTGCTGAATGAACATTAAGTTATCATGAATGCAACATTTCCTGATGAACGCGCACTGTTTCTCCTCAACCAGCGCCCCTAGCCTCGGCGACAGCTGGATGGCTAGCTTCTTTGCCACCAGCTTGGCAAAGATGTGGATGAGACTAATGTGGCGGTAGTCTCCAAGGGATAACATAAACATAGGTAGGCGGTAATCTCGGCGACAACACTACGTTTCTACTCATCACATTGCCAGAAGAATCTAGGCCGATAGAAATCTGATCTTTTCAACACCCCCTAGGGTCTTCAAAGAACGATAACATAAACATATGTAGGCTTGTAAGGACAGCATTAATAAAAGTCAAACTAGTGCTCTAAGACATGCCCTCGCCATTCCAGCTGCTAAGTTTTTTTTGAACCGGTCTTCGATGATCTTCCATTCTTTATTAGTGATTTTTCCATAATGAATGGGTATCCCAAGATAACTAAATGGAAGAGAACCAGTCGTGAATCAAATAATTGCCTATACTCACTCCACATCTTTGGCTTTGCCAAAGCAGAAAAGCTCACTTGTGGAAGTTAATTTTGAGACCCGAAAGTTGCTTGAAAAGGCAAATAATTAATTGCATAGTCAAAACTTTCACTAAATCATGCTCCATAAGATGAtagtgtcatcagcatactgtAGAACCGACACACCACCTTCAACAAGGTGTGGAATCAGACCACCAACTTGGCCATCCTCCTTAGCTCTTGCAATGAGAACTGCGAGCATGTCGGCTACGATGTTAAAAAGGATTAGTGACATAGgatccccactgccgcaccccttCCGGGTTTGGAAATTATGACTAATGTCATCGTTAACCTttacccaaatgctaccacattGGACAAAACTCGCCACCTGTTGACGCTAGTCAGACGTGAAACTGATATGCGCGAAGCTTATTGTAGAAAAGGCCAGTTGACTTTATCGTAAGCCTTTTTGAAGTCCACTTTAAAAATAACTCCGTCGAGTTTCTTGGAGTGGAGTTCGTGAATAGTTTCGTGTAGGACAACCACTCCCTCCAGAATGTGTCGTCCTTGCACGAAGGCTGTTTGCGCTGGTCGAACAACAGAATGAGCAATAGTGAATACCCTATTAGTTCGAACTTCCGCAAAAAGATCTAAAGCTTACGTTCATCAAACAGTTTGGCCTAAAATACTCAGTTCGTACCTCACCCTCCTTTTTCTGGAAGCAACGTGATAATACCAAAGTTGAGACCAAACAAGTATTGAGATATTTTCATATTCTTTTGTTGCTAGCTCCTCTGCCAGCTATGGCTATCATATAACTTATTTCACTTTCGTAGGTCCTTACCAAAAACCTCAAGGGAAGATTTTGAATTAATTTTCGCCGAGCTTGATCGAAGTGGTGATTTCAAGGTATGTGTTCTTCTTATGTTCAGTTGGCATGTTTTGCTTTTGTGAAGTCAGCAAGTACATAATATTGTTTAGTATTGTGTTGAAGAAAGAAtgacatattcataatgttgctTGCTCCAACTGATGGTACATGCAAATACAAGAGTTGGTGCATTGCAATCTGAATTTAGAGTTTCTGTTAAGATTTACAAATGCCTGAACCTTGGTCAATAGTTGCAAGGAACTGAGCTTAGCTTTGTTGGTGGGAGGCGGGGGTGTACTCCCTCACCGCCCATGTCTGAGTCCTCTTCAACTCAGATTTTGGTGCCTATTTGTTCTAATTTATTTATCTTGTCCAGGTTACCTCCGAAGAATTTGCTGACCTATGCAATACCATTGCAATAAAATTTCAGAAAGAACCACCGGTATATTGTTCTTACTTTGGCATTCATGATCCCATACATTTTCTGTGTTACAAAAATGATGCGGTTACTGATGTACACCTTTGGCTGTTAATTTTAATCTAGTATTTCAGTAAAAGTTCTAGAACTGCAATTGAAGAATACCAATTAGACTTTTAAGGATAATCTGCCTGTTGTGTAAATATATGAACGGTGAAAATTGGAAAGGTGTGATTAGCAAGGATATAAATTTATTTTGTACCAGGGGTAGTAATAGTTTGAAAtttaaatatatttttattttatgTTAATACCGTGTTACTGTAACCAACATTCTGAATTATTTGACTCGGTGTTGTACGCATGTTTGCAGCCGTCTTATCTGGAAAAGTTCCCATTCTACCATTCACCACTTTGTGGGAGGTTGAAATCTTTTGTGCGGAGCCGCGTCTTTGAGTACATTATTGTTTTTGTTCTTCTGATAAACCTAGTTGCCGTCATTATCGAAACAACGGTATGAACTCTTTTACATTTACAAAATTTTGAATCAACAGTTGTGTTTTATAAATGCTATACTTGGTGGTGTGACATGATGATTGACAAATAAATATGATATGTGATCTATGATGGGCATATATCTGATAGGTAGAACCATAATATTTTCAATTCTCGCAACTTATGCACCGAAGTCTTGTGAAAAAGAAAGATCAATGCTCTTGGTCCAATACAGTAAAAGAAAAAACAATTCTTCACATTAGCTGGGAGCAAGTGTTGCAGCATTATTCATTAACTACGGTTTCCAAATTGGAATATTTTTTTGTTAGAAATGATGGACTTATGAGA
The Aegilops tauschii subsp. strangulata cultivar AL8/78 chromosome 3, Aet v6.0, whole genome shotgun sequence genome window above contains:
- the LOC109755504 gene encoding two pore calcium channel protein 1; protein product: MSEAEAPLITEEAAERGLASSGSRRLSDGAGGQGSRKYRRRSDALAYGDRYQKAAALVDLAEDGVGIPEDVLNDTRFGRAMSFYFVYLRLDWLWSLNLFALILLNFLEKPLWCRKDALQACDQRDLYFLGQLPYFSTTESLIYEGLTLVILVMDIFCPLSYEGLNIFWRSTTNKLKILLLFILACDILVFAFSSQPFRLAPYIRVVFLIMTIRELRMCAITLAGLIGTYLNVLALSLLFLLFASWLAYVTFEDTPQGKTIFTSYGVTLYQMFVLFTTSNNPDVWVPAYKISRWYSLFFIVYVLLGVYFLTNLILAVIYDSFKEQFAKQLVQVDSIRKNILQKAFDLIDTNNRGYLDREQCISLLNELNKYRSLPKTSREDFELIFAELDRSGDFKVTSEEFADLCNTIAIKFQKEPPPSYLEKFPFYHSPLCGRLKSFVRSRVFEYIIVFVLLINLVAVIIETTLDIENSSSQETWQEVEFFLGWIYVAEMALKIFSLGFGAYWMEGQNKFDFVLTWTIFIGETLTFAFPSKLPFLSNGEWIRYLLLGRVLRLTRILLQVQRFRAFVATFFTLMSSLMPYLGIVFCVLCMYCSLGLQIFGGIVYAGNPTLEETDLFNNDYLLFNFNDYPSGMVTLFNLLVMGNWQVWMESYWQLTGSSWSLIYFVSFYLISILLLLNLIVAFVLEAFFAEMELEKGEEVDIQNSTSGGIKKRRSMRVRSKGTMVDILLHHMLSNELDGSQNS